Within Lactobacillus amylovorus DSM 20531, the genomic segment AGACAAAATACATAATCGCGGCCGATACGACACCTAGGATTGCCATTAGGACTAATCCTCTATGAAATAGTTTACGTCCAATACCATATTCGTTTAGCGCATTGTACTTGGCTACCTGCTTGGCAATTGCACCGGGAATTCCAGCAGTCGAAATCAGAATAAAAATGGTATAGATATTATAACTTCGAGCCGTCAACGCATTAGCAATATTCCCATATGCACCCATCCATGCATACCATGGAATGATATATAGCGCACCTAGAATTCTTGAAGCAATCGAACCAAAGGTCATCCATGCGGAGCCTTTTAGAAACGTATTTTGTGTATCTTTGCTATTTAAGTTATTTTCTTCTTCCATGAATTTTCCCTAATAAGAAGTATTAACTAATTAATTATCACGCAATTTAAGCGATAAGTATAAAACTTATTGTTCTTTTAGGAAAAACTTAACTTATTTAGCTACGATGTTAACGATCTTGTTTGGTACGACGATAACTTTCTTAACGTCCTTGCCTTCTAAGAATTTTTGAACGTGTGGAAGTGCCATAGCTTGTTTTTGAACGTCGTTTCTGTCAGCATCCTTAGCTGCTTGGAACTTGCCACGAAGCTTACCGTTGACTTGAACCATGATTTCAACAGTTGATTCAACTAACTTAGCTGGATCGTAAGTTGGCCACTTAGCGTAAGTAATTGATTCATCATGACCAAATATTTGCCAAATTTCTTCCATCATGTGTGGAGCAACTGGCGCCAAAAGCTTAACGAAGCCTTCTGCGTATTCCCGTGGAATAGTCTTAGCCTTTTGTGCAGCATTGATGAAGACCATCATTTGAGAAATAGCAGTGTTGAAATGAAGTGCATCAAAGTCTTCAGTTACCTTCTTAACAGTTTCGGCGTAAACCTTATCAAGTTCGCCATCGTTCTTATCAACAATGCGTTCTTGAGGAATTGCCTTAAGGTCAAGGTCGTTAACGAATAGACGCCATACACGGTCTAAGAACTTCTTAGTTGAAGCTGGACCATTGTCGTCCCAGTCGATTGATGCATCAAGTGGTCCCATGAACATTTCGTACATTCTAAGTGAGTCTGCACCGTATTCATCGATCACGTCATCTGGGTTAACAACGTTCCCCTTAGACTTAGACATCTTTTCGTGGTTCTTCAAAATCAAACCTTGGTTGTACAAGCGTTGGAATGGTTCCTTGGTTGGAACAACACCCAAGTCGTAAAGAACCTTGTGCCAGAATCTTGCATAAAGAAGGTGACGAACGGCGTGTTCTGCACCACCAATGTAAAGATCAACTGGAAGCCATTGCTTAAGTAAGTCATAGTCAGCTAATTCTTTATCATTGTGTGGGTCAACATAACGAAGGTAGTACCAGCTTGAACCTGCCCAGTTAGGCATAGTGTTAGTTTCACGCTTACCTTTTCTACCGTTTTTATCAACTACATTTACCCAGTCAGTCAAGTTAGCTAATGGACTTTCTGGAGTACCTGATGGCTTAATGTCAGTTGCATGTGGCAAACGAAGTGGCAATTGGTCTTCAGGAACAAGAGTAGTTTCACCATCTTCCCAGTGAATAACTGGAATTGGTTCACCCCAGTAACGTTGACGAGAGAAGTCCCAGTCACGAAGCTTGTAGTTAACCTTCTTTTCACCACAGTTGTGGTCTTCAAGCCAGTCAACCATCTTCTTCTTAGCGTCTTCAATGTTTAAGCCGTTTAAGAATTCTGAATTAATGTGTGGACCATCCTCAGTGAAGGCTTCCTTAGTAATGTCGCCGCCTTTAAGTACTGGATTAATTGGTAAACCAAACTTGGTAGCAAAAGCGTAGTCACGATCATCGTGGGCAGGAACTGCCATTACGGCACCTGTACCGTAGCTTGCTAAAACATAGTCTGAAATCCAGATTGGAACTTCCTTGCCGTTTACTGGATTAATTGCGTAAGCACCAGTAAAGACACCAGTCTTGTTCTTGTTCAAGTCAGTTCTTTCAAGGTCTGATTTTGATTCAATCTTCTTGATGTAGGCATTAACTTCGTCTCTGTGTGCATCAGTAGTAATTTCTTGTACCAACTTGTTTTCTGGAGCAAGAACAGTGTATGAACAACCGAATAAAGTATCAGGACGAGTAGTAAAGATATCGAAGGTCTTGTCGCTGCCCTTAATCTTGAAGGTTACTTGAGCACCAACTGAACGGCCGATCCAGTTTCTTTGCATTTCCTTAACTGGTTCTGGCCAGTCCAAGCCATCAAGGTCTTCCAAAAGACGGTCTGCATATGCAGTCATCTTAAGCATCCATTGACGCATGTTCTTACGGTAAACTGGGTAACCACCACGTTCAGTCTTACCATCGATAACTTCTTCGTTTGCAACAACAGTACCTAAATCTGGTGACCAGTTAACTGGAACTTCGGCTTCATATGCGAGGCCCTTCTTGTACATTTGTTCAAAGACCCATTGAGTCCACTTGTAGTAGTTAGGGTCTGAAGTGGTAACTTCACGGTCCCAGTCATACGAGAAACCTAACTTGTTCAATTGACGCTTGAAGTTAGCAATGTTGTTCTTAGTAACAACTTCTGGATCTTCACCAGTCTTTAAAGCGTATTGTTCAGTTGGCAAACCAAATGCATCCCAACCCATTGGGTGAAGCACGTTGTAGCCTTGTGCACGCTTCATTCTAGAAACAATATCAGTTGCAGTGTATCCTTCTGGGTGACCAACGTGAAGTCCCTTACCAGATGGGAATGGGAACATATCCAATGCATAATAATTCTTCTTATTGGGATCAGTACCTGTCTTAAAAGTATCGTGCTTTGCCCAATAATCTTGCCATTTCTTTTCAACTACTTTGTGGTTATACAAATCATTTACTCCTTTGCAAAATAAAAAGCCCTATGAACTAAATCATAGGACGAAATAATCGCGGTACCACCTAAGTTTCACATAATGTGACACTTAATTTGCTCCTTAACGCGGATGGCAACGATAGGTTCTTATACCAGGACGAGTTCGTAATTTTATTCTAAGGCTTCGCAGCAACCAGCCTCTCTCTGAAAAAATATCCTTACTAATACTTCCTGACCTTTATTTTCTTATAGATAATGATTATAATTTACCACAAATGCTAAAAATTACAAGAGGGGTGCACTTTTTGATTAATACAAAAAATCCACCAAGAGACACCTTAATCCCAGGTGCTATTTTTGTGGTCATCTATGCTGCGTGGGCGATTTTAGTTTCATCAAGCTCACAATTTATCCATAGTTTTGACAACGCAGTAATTAGTATGGTTTGCAACACAAATCCGGCTAACGTTGCTTTTGCCAAAACTTTTACCAATTTAGGTAACACCAACGTAATCACGATTGAAACTATTATTTTATTCATCATTTTAATCGTCTTTAAGCAATACGCCTACGCGTTTTTCACGGCGGGGATAATGATCTGCGCTAACGCTTACAACTGGATCATCAAACATGCCGTTCAACGGCATCGTCCAATTGTCCACCACCTGGTTTATGCGGATGGCTACAGTTTCCCATCTGGTCACTCAGTTGGTAGTGCAGCACTGTTTGGAGTTTTAATTATTTTGACTATTTTGCTCGTGAAAAGCAAATTCTGGAAAACATTGTTGATCATCATTTGGGCACTATTTCCAATCTTGATTGGCTACACTAGAATCTTCGTTCACGTTCACTACCCATCAGATGTGTTTGGTGGTTGGATCGAAGGAATCACCTTTGTCTTACTTGGTTATTCATTCTTGTACCACTTCTACATTGAGCCAAAAATGATGGAGCACAAACGAAAATAAGCGATAAAAAATAAGCATCAACTGATGCTTATTTTTTTGCATTCGTTTTTCTTTTAATGATACAAGTCAAAACGACCAACTGATAATGTTTCCTTTAAACCACCAGTTTCCATCAATGACTTATCAATGATTATTTTCTTCAAAGCTGAAGCCATATATCCTTTGTATCCGTGGCCCATTGCCTTACCTGCAGCCTTAGTTTCACCCACTGCTACAACTACACCTAAATCATGGTAAACGTACTTTGAAGGTCTTGCTTGGCCGTTTATGCGGCTTCTAATATCCTTAGCAGCATAGTTTGCCATTGAAAGAGCCATTTGAGCTGTATTTGGCCATGGCCACTTTTTACCAGGGACCATAACGCTGGAAACATCCCCCAGAAGGTAAATATCATCACTTTCAGGAGCAGTTAAATGATCGCTGACCATTACTCTGCCACGACGATTCTTAAAGCCTGATGCCTCAATCACAGGGCTGCCGCTGAAGCCCATCATCCAAATTCTAGTACCTGCTGGGATTTCCTTGATTTCATCAGAATCTTTCATTTTATATAAAACGGAATGATCTGAAACTCCTTGCACAAAGGCTGGATTAATAATTTCAATACTATTTTTCTTAACTAAACCCAGTGCATAATCTAAGAGCTTACCTTGGAAC encodes:
- the leuS gene encoding leucine--tRNA ligase, yielding MYNHKVVEKKWQDYWAKHDTFKTGTDPNKKNYYALDMFPFPSGKGLHVGHPEGYTATDIVSRMKRAQGYNVLHPMGWDAFGLPTEQYALKTGEDPEVVTKNNIANFKRQLNKLGFSYDWDREVTTSDPNYYKWTQWVFEQMYKKGLAYEAEVPVNWSPDLGTVVANEEVIDGKTERGGYPVYRKNMRQWMLKMTAYADRLLEDLDGLDWPEPVKEMQRNWIGRSVGAQVTFKIKGSDKTFDIFTTRPDTLFGCSYTVLAPENKLVQEITTDAHRDEVNAYIKKIESKSDLERTDLNKNKTGVFTGAYAINPVNGKEVPIWISDYVLASYGTGAVMAVPAHDDRDYAFATKFGLPINPVLKGGDITKEAFTEDGPHINSEFLNGLNIEDAKKKMVDWLEDHNCGEKKVNYKLRDWDFSRQRYWGEPIPVIHWEDGETTLVPEDQLPLRLPHATDIKPSGTPESPLANLTDWVNVVDKNGRKGKRETNTMPNWAGSSWYYLRYVDPHNDKELADYDLLKQWLPVDLYIGGAEHAVRHLLYARFWHKVLYDLGVVPTKEPFQRLYNQGLILKNHEKMSKSKGNVVNPDDVIDEYGADSLRMYEMFMGPLDASIDWDDNGPASTKKFLDRVWRLFVNDLDLKAIPQERIVDKNDGELDKVYAETVKKVTEDFDALHFNTAISQMMVFINAAQKAKTIPREYAEGFVKLLAPVAPHMMEEIWQIFGHDESITYAKWPTYDPAKLVESTVEIMVQVNGKLRGKFQAAKDADRNDVQKQAMALPHVQKFLEGKDVKKVIVVPNKIVNIVAK
- a CDS encoding phosphatase PAP2 family protein, with product MINTKNPPRDTLIPGAIFVVIYAAWAILVSSSSQFIHSFDNAVISMVCNTNPANVAFAKTFTNLGNTNVITIETIILFIILIVFKQYAYAFFTAGIMICANAYNWIIKHAVQRHRPIVHHLVYADGYSFPSGHSVGSAALFGVLIILTILLVKSKFWKTLLIIIWALFPILIGYTRIFVHVHYPSDVFGGWIEGITFVLLGYSFLYHFYIEPKMMEHKRK